One window of Candidatus Mycobacterium wuenschmannii genomic DNA carries:
- a CDS encoding anti-apoptotic protein, with product MAHSFSRTLFVASAITGTLIGTAACSSGPKMVSKDDIAKQISAKMTDAAGNKPDSVSCPDGLKGQVGAQLNCAMKIKGQDYNVNVTATSVKGDDVEFDMVETVDKDLVASKVSEQLTEKVGRKPDSVTCPDNLKGTPGSTLRCELKDDGQAYGVTVTVTDVDAGDVHFDFKVDDQAK from the coding sequence ATGGCGCACTCGTTTTCGCGGACACTATTCGTCGCTAGTGCAATTACCGGAACCCTGATCGGCACCGCGGCGTGCTCGAGCGGTCCCAAGATGGTGAGCAAGGACGACATCGCCAAACAGATCAGCGCCAAGATGACCGACGCCGCCGGCAACAAGCCGGACTCGGTCAGCTGCCCGGACGGCCTGAAGGGTCAGGTCGGCGCGCAACTGAACTGCGCGATGAAGATCAAGGGGCAGGACTACAACGTCAACGTCACCGCTACCAGCGTGAAGGGCGACGACGTCGAGTTCGACATGGTCGAGACGGTCGACAAGGACCTGGTGGCGAGCAAGGTCAGCGAGCAGCTCACCGAGAAGGTCGGCCGTAAGCCGGACTCGGTGACGTGCCCGGACAACCTGAAGGGCACCCCGGGTTCGACGCTGCGCTGCGAGCTCAAGGACGACGGCCAGGCCTATGGGGTCACGGTGACGGTCACCGACGTCGACGCCGGCGATGTGCACTTCGATTTCAAGGTCGACGATCAAGCCAAGTAA
- a CDS encoding neutral zinc metallopeptidase, with protein sequence MPKSADPAASVQIHGDAADPVNKLAIKAIADLQTYWGSEFPKLYGHDYTPVKGGFYAVTPSSGQLAPCAAAASDISGNAFYCSKADDVAWDSEQLLPSLRKRFGDFVIPVVLAHEWGHAIQARANFQGPTVVKEIQADCFAGAWAAHASKSDAFKASADDLDNALAGFLFLRDEPGTEKHDPQAHGSGFDRVNSFQTGFDNGPSACKGYKPGDPPVVEIPFNSAADVESGGNAPYADIIAGVPADLEDYWSQVYPKLTGEPWKPLQPVKAFDPAEAPTCGGQPTSAYVLFYCVPEDYVGFDAVKAMPEIYDQGGDFAVATLIATQYGLAVLSHGGQDASNKLTSLRADCMAGAWAASILLEDRPESPYKMSPGDLDKGITALIVFRGSGDVERQGHGSVRVDAYRDGVMNGAKACVTR encoded by the coding sequence GTGCCGAAATCGGCCGATCCGGCCGCGTCGGTGCAGATCCACGGCGATGCCGCCGACCCGGTCAACAAGCTCGCCATCAAGGCGATCGCCGACCTGCAGACCTATTGGGGCAGCGAATTCCCGAAGCTGTACGGCCACGACTACACCCCGGTCAAGGGCGGCTTTTACGCCGTGACGCCGTCGTCCGGACAGCTGGCGCCGTGCGCGGCCGCCGCCTCCGACATCTCGGGTAACGCGTTCTACTGCTCCAAAGCCGATGACGTCGCCTGGGACAGCGAACAGCTGCTACCCAGTCTGCGAAAGCGCTTCGGCGACTTCGTCATTCCCGTCGTGCTGGCCCACGAGTGGGGCCACGCCATCCAGGCGCGCGCCAACTTCCAGGGGCCGACGGTGGTCAAGGAGATCCAGGCCGACTGCTTTGCCGGAGCGTGGGCGGCCCACGCCTCCAAGAGCGACGCATTCAAGGCCAGTGCCGATGATCTGGACAACGCGCTCGCCGGATTCCTCTTCCTGCGAGACGAACCCGGCACCGAGAAGCACGACCCGCAGGCACACGGCAGCGGCTTCGACCGGGTGAACTCGTTCCAGACCGGGTTCGACAACGGCCCGAGCGCGTGCAAAGGCTACAAGCCCGGCGACCCACCTGTGGTCGAGATCCCGTTCAACAGCGCGGCCGACGTGGAGAGCGGCGGCAACGCGCCATACGCGGACATCATCGCGGGCGTGCCCGCCGACCTCGAGGACTACTGGTCGCAGGTCTACCCGAAACTGACTGGCGAGCCCTGGAAGCCGCTGCAGCCCGTTAAGGCGTTCGACCCGGCCGAGGCGCCCACTTGCGGTGGGCAGCCCACTTCCGCGTACGTGCTCTTCTACTGCGTGCCGGAGGACTATGTCGGATTCGATGCGGTCAAGGCCATGCCCGAGATCTATGACCAGGGTGGCGATTTCGCGGTCGCCACGCTGATTGCGACCCAGTACGGCCTGGCGGTGCTCTCACACGGCGGACAGGACGCCAGCAACAAGCTGACGTCGCTGCGCGCCGACTGCATGGCAGGGGCGTGGGCGGCCAGCATCCTGCTCGAGGACCGTCCGGAGAGCCCGTACAAGATGTCACCCGGTGACCTGGACAAGGGCATCACCGCGCTGATCGTCTTCCGGGGTTCAGGTGACGTAGAGCGACAGGGACACGGTTCGGTCCGCGTCGACGCGTACCGCGATGGCGTGATGAACGGCGCCAAAGCCTGCGTGACGCGTTAG
- a CDS encoding AfsR/SARP family transcriptional regulator, translating to MVEYQLSGAVEARVGGALAPLGGPKQRCVLAVLLANHGTVVSVDRLIDAVWEDKPPPKALASLRAYVTNLRRILPVSTDTVAQPKLRLASRAYGYQLTLLDDDSVDLHRFETLVKEGRAALVRGAAAAAFDKLGTALTSWRGDPFGEFTHRDFAHADATRYIALRHTAIEARFDAALQSGDGGDLVPEIEAAIAADSTEERLWGHLMVALYRAGRTSDAIRAFDRARATLDRELGTAPGDGLQTLYRKICDKATDLHFNPPAEPPAVSPGSDPQSQIPFVGRNSELESITAALGNTRAGTGGLILLTGESGIGKTALAQAVSTHARKADMAIAWAAHPPGVRLPLMWTWIQLLRRLGDELGQPGRNAVRRVAPGVVDALVPEWTERDAINSGVRAAATGFALIEGVVSALCELSAIRPLLLVLDDLHLADFPSGNALSLLSAQLGRAPIQVIGNWTYFGSGRPMNRPTFERLVRLEAARSIHLDGIGPAAAATLVDALAGTGTEGAVSQRVWNRTGGNPLYIRELVSVLVAHDRLHDASDGHTDDVSAAVAGMVGQRLGRLDRPSRRALAAAAVIGAEFDIADLADVVDLSVSTVQARLRPAYETGLLDEVADRPGCYRFGHGLLHDAVLTQVPGSERAAVHAAIAAHSAASIATAAYEDVISVADHAWRAGTEINLEIALEIYETAIQRGLARSAYDDIAILAGHALQVCRKLPPKPEPLQRQASLWLHLAGAHAILDGQNSPAAAAAVQRAFEIGEHASGKHYHGAVAMQCYMLCVRGRLDEAQALASGLVAQYAATGDPDVGVSSHFVQVMLHTLRGEHEAQESVAGTMMARFPPPETVADPLVFFHPRVYCWLSLGRALLGDRAGAHRQRKVALELAQSRRAHFDILAAKLVRVEIDAILGVTDGTVAAAEEVYQEMMAAGSPQWAACARMIGEWARTLSGEGGDRDAAFEAFRDYTHDGSMVMTPFFLALIADIENHHGHVDHAQQLLERAQAVANATGEHIWDEQLARRLAVSAAT from the coding sequence ATGGTCGAATACCAGCTGTCCGGCGCGGTCGAGGCCCGCGTCGGCGGGGCACTGGCGCCACTCGGCGGACCGAAACAGCGCTGCGTGCTGGCCGTTCTTCTCGCCAACCACGGCACGGTGGTCAGCGTCGACCGACTGATCGACGCGGTCTGGGAGGACAAGCCCCCACCCAAGGCGCTGGCATCGCTGCGGGCCTACGTCACCAATTTGCGGCGCATCCTGCCGGTGTCGACCGACACCGTCGCCCAGCCGAAGCTGCGGCTCGCGTCCCGGGCGTACGGCTACCAGCTCACCCTGCTCGACGACGACTCGGTCGATCTGCACCGATTCGAGACCCTGGTCAAGGAGGGCCGGGCGGCCCTGGTTCGCGGCGCTGCCGCGGCCGCCTTCGACAAGCTCGGTACGGCGCTGACCTCGTGGCGCGGCGACCCGTTCGGGGAGTTCACCCATCGCGACTTCGCCCACGCCGACGCGACGCGCTATATCGCGTTGCGCCACACCGCAATCGAAGCGCGCTTCGATGCGGCGCTGCAATCCGGCGACGGCGGCGACTTGGTTCCCGAGATCGAGGCGGCCATCGCGGCCGACTCGACCGAGGAGCGACTGTGGGGCCACCTGATGGTGGCGTTGTACCGGGCCGGCCGCACCTCCGACGCGATTCGCGCGTTCGACCGCGCCCGCGCCACGCTGGACCGCGAGCTCGGCACCGCTCCCGGCGACGGTCTGCAGACCCTTTACCGCAAGATCTGCGACAAGGCGACGGATCTGCATTTCAACCCGCCGGCCGAACCCCCCGCCGTCTCACCCGGATCCGACCCGCAGAGCCAGATCCCGTTCGTCGGGCGGAACTCAGAACTGGAGAGCATCACCGCTGCATTGGGCAATACCCGCGCGGGCACGGGCGGGCTGATCCTGTTGACCGGGGAAAGCGGAATCGGGAAAACGGCTCTTGCACAGGCGGTTTCGACGCATGCCCGCAAGGCCGACATGGCCATCGCGTGGGCCGCGCACCCGCCGGGTGTCCGGTTACCCCTGATGTGGACGTGGATCCAATTGCTGCGCCGACTCGGTGACGAACTCGGACAGCCGGGTCGAAACGCGGTGCGCCGGGTCGCCCCCGGTGTGGTCGACGCGCTGGTGCCCGAATGGACCGAACGCGATGCCATCAACTCCGGGGTCCGGGCTGCCGCAACGGGTTTCGCGCTTATCGAGGGTGTGGTGTCGGCGCTGTGTGAACTCTCCGCGATCCGCCCGTTGCTCCTTGTCCTCGACGACCTGCATCTGGCCGACTTCCCGTCCGGCAATGCGCTGTCCTTGCTGAGCGCGCAACTCGGGCGCGCGCCGATCCAGGTGATCGGCAACTGGACCTACTTCGGCAGCGGCCGGCCGATGAACCGGCCCACCTTCGAGCGGCTGGTCCGCCTGGAGGCCGCCCGGTCGATTCATCTCGACGGCATCGGGCCCGCCGCCGCGGCCACCCTCGTCGACGCGCTGGCCGGTACGGGCACCGAGGGCGCCGTGTCTCAGCGGGTGTGGAACCGTACCGGCGGAAACCCCTTGTACATCAGGGAACTCGTCTCAGTCCTGGTCGCGCACGACCGGCTGCACGACGCATCCGACGGACATACCGACGACGTGTCGGCGGCCGTCGCCGGCATGGTCGGCCAGCGGCTGGGCCGCCTCGACCGGCCCAGCAGGAGGGCGCTGGCCGCGGCCGCGGTGATCGGCGCCGAGTTCGACATCGCCGACCTGGCCGACGTCGTCGACCTGTCGGTGTCGACCGTACAGGCCCGCCTGCGACCGGCCTACGAAACCGGACTGCTCGACGAGGTCGCCGACCGGCCGGGCTGCTACCGGTTCGGGCACGGCCTGTTGCACGACGCGGTGCTCACGCAGGTGCCCGGCTCCGAGCGGGCCGCGGTGCACGCGGCGATCGCCGCCCACAGCGCCGCGAGCATCGCGACCGCCGCCTACGAGGACGTCATCTCCGTCGCCGACCACGCCTGGCGGGCCGGCACCGAGATCAATCTCGAGATCGCCCTGGAGATTTACGAGACGGCGATCCAGCGGGGCCTGGCCCGCTCGGCATACGACGACATCGCGATCCTCGCGGGACACGCGCTGCAGGTGTGCCGCAAGCTGCCGCCCAAACCCGAACCGCTGCAACGGCAAGCGAGTCTGTGGTTGCATCTGGCCGGTGCCCACGCAATTCTCGACGGGCAGAACAGCCCGGCCGCCGCCGCGGCCGTGCAGCGCGCGTTCGAGATCGGCGAACACGCCAGCGGCAAGCACTACCACGGCGCCGTAGCGATGCAGTGCTACATGCTCTGCGTCCGTGGACGTCTCGACGAAGCGCAGGCCCTGGCCAGCGGATTGGTCGCGCAGTACGCGGCGACCGGCGATCCCGACGTGGGCGTGTCGAGCCACTTCGTCCAGGTCATGCTGCACACCCTGCGCGGCGAACACGAGGCGCAGGAGTCCGTCGCGGGAACCATGATGGCGCGCTTCCCCCCGCCCGAGACGGTCGCCGACCCGTTGGTGTTCTTCCACCCCCGGGTGTACTGCTGGCTGAGTTTGGGCCGGGCGCTTCTCGGCGACCGCGCGGGCGCACATCGGCAACGCAAGGTCGCCCTGGAATTGGCGCAGAGTCGGCGCGCCCACTTCGACATTCTGGCCGCCAAGCTGGTGCGCGTCGAGATCGACGCAATCCTGGGCGTCACCGACGGCACCGTGGCCGCGGCCGAGGAGGTCTACCAGGAGATGATGGCGGCGGGATCGCCGCAGTGGGCGGCCTGCGCGCGGATGATCGGCGAGTGGGCGCGGACGCTGTCCGGCGAGGGTGGTGACCGGGACGCCGCCTTCGAGGCGTTCCGTGACTACACCCACGACGGCAGCATGGTGATGACGCCGTTCTTCCTGGCGTTGATCGCCGACATCGAAAATCACCACGGTCACGTCGATCACGCCCAGCAGCTGCTGGAGCGAGCGCAGGCGGTGGCCAACGCCACGGGTGAGCACATCTGGGACGAGCAATTGGCCCGTCGACTCGCGGTGTCCGCGGCCACGTAG
- a CDS encoding TM2 domain-containing protein codes for MTTHEYPYSPDEFPQRPPAYPPPYPPPPGWPPAVDAWGRPLSDRSRVTAGLLGIFFGSLGIGRFYLGYTGVGVAQIAVTWLTCGLGGLWPLIDAIMILNRKIPDAQGRILRD; via the coding sequence ATGACGACGCACGAATACCCCTACTCCCCAGACGAATTCCCGCAGCGGCCGCCGGCGTATCCTCCGCCGTACCCGCCACCGCCCGGGTGGCCGCCGGCCGTGGACGCCTGGGGCCGGCCGCTCTCGGACCGCAGCAGGGTCACCGCGGGTCTGCTGGGCATCTTCTTCGGCAGCCTCGGCATCGGCCGGTTCTACCTCGGCTACACCGGCGTGGGCGTCGCGCAGATCGCGGTAACCTGGCTGACCTGTGGCCTCGGCGGGCTGTGGCCGCTGATCGACGCGATCATGATTCTGAATCGCAAGATTCCCGACGCGCAGGGCCGCATCCTGCGCGACTGA
- a CDS encoding vacuolar protein sorting-associated family 26 protein — MTPSVVSPGQSVDVRVSTAKPISDVSSARIELGYQNFFRYRWAGHADAAATEATGAMWLTQDVGTTYGTDRNTKEWIGVFVAELPTPTSEFTEGSATFRIPSWAPPSSSRIAGWSCRLVVQRRGIDVEESAEFTVVTDVGDAPADLGGIEQVTGSAASRLDIELPRLVFRAGETIDGAVVVTPSRDLAAGDVRVKWQWQRDSHPRTRTPGFDEVANGRTVQLDKHVTLREGAPVRLPFQIALPLDAAPSASAVNSSMHWFVGATMFYAGFSSPGHESVRLPIAVVNPVRVR, encoded by the coding sequence GTGACACCGTCGGTGGTGTCCCCCGGTCAGTCCGTCGACGTGCGGGTCAGCACAGCCAAGCCGATCAGCGACGTGAGTTCGGCGCGCATCGAATTGGGCTACCAGAACTTCTTCCGCTATCGCTGGGCCGGCCATGCCGATGCGGCCGCGACCGAGGCGACCGGCGCGATGTGGTTGACCCAGGACGTCGGCACGACCTACGGGACCGACCGCAACACCAAAGAATGGATCGGTGTCTTTGTCGCCGAATTGCCCACTCCGACATCTGAATTCACCGAGGGATCGGCCACGTTCCGGATTCCGTCGTGGGCACCGCCTTCGTCGTCCCGCATCGCCGGCTGGTCGTGCCGGCTGGTTGTGCAACGCCGTGGTATCGACGTCGAAGAGTCGGCCGAGTTCACGGTTGTCACCGACGTCGGCGATGCCCCGGCCGACCTCGGCGGGATCGAACAGGTCACCGGCAGTGCGGCGTCCAGACTCGACATCGAGTTGCCCCGACTGGTGTTTCGCGCCGGTGAGACCATCGACGGTGCCGTCGTCGTGACCCCGAGCCGGGATCTGGCGGCCGGCGATGTCCGGGTGAAGTGGCAGTGGCAGCGTGATTCCCATCCGCGCACGCGCACACCGGGATTCGACGAGGTCGCCAACGGTCGCACCGTCCAGCTCGACAAACACGTGACACTGCGCGAAGGCGCCCCGGTCCGGCTGCCCTTTCAGATCGCGCTACCCCTCGACGCGGCGCCCAGCGCCAGCGCGGTCAACTCCTCGATGCACTGGTTCGTCGGCGCCACAATGTTTTACGCCGGGTTCTCCAGTCCGGGCCACGAGTCCGTGCGGCTACCGATCGCGGTGGTCAATCCCGTGCGAGTGCGCTAG